The DNA segment ATTTTTATTTAAAAACAAAACTTTAGATAAATTAAACAGAAAAGAGAAATTTGCTCTTTTCTGTTTTCAATTTATAAAGTTATATATTATTAATGCTAAATATATTGATGAATTGGAAGATGTGTAGTAAACTAAATATGTAAATGGGCTTTAGAAGGATGTGAATAAGAAGTTGAAAAGATTAATGAAAAGAATATTAAAGTTTTTTATTGAATCACTAGCAGTGGTTTTAATTATTTATGGAGTTTTTTCAGCAGGTGGATATTTAAAAGCGAAAAAAGATGCGAAAAATCAAGAAACAACACAGCAGGCAGAAAATAACCAGAATAAAGAACAAAAACCAGAAGAGAAGAAAAAGTTAGACACAATTGAGTTAAATAAGGCGATGAAGAATATTATATCTCAATATAAAGCAAATAATGAGATAGGAATAGTTTATAAAAACTTTTCGACGGGATATAGGTTTTCAGAAGATGATGAACGTTATTTTGCAGCAGCAAGTACTATTAAGGTAGTCTATGCGATGAAAATATATGATCGAATAAATGCAGGAGAAATACGCAAAGATGATGATATTAAATACGATCCTAAATATTTAGAAGAGGGAGCTGGAGAAATAACTAATCAAGAGAAGAAAGATAGTTACAAACTTGATTATGTTATTCAAAATATGATTCAATATTCAGATAACACTGCAACTAAGATGTTAATAGGAAATACTGCGACTGCGACAGATGTCCTTGTTAAGTATTTTGCAACATTAGGTATAACTTTACCTCCGACAGAGGCTGAGAAAAATAGAATAACTCCAAAAATGATGGAAGCAGTATGGACAAAATTATATAATGAAAGAGATAAATATCAAGATTTAATAAAATACCTAGAAGCGTCTAGTGATAACGAATGGATAAAACAAGGGATTCCAAATAAAAAAATTGCTAGTAAATACGGTGGAATAGATGCTAATATGCACGATACAGCTATTATCTTTGGTAACCAAGATTACATGTTGTTAATATACACAAATGATCTTAAAAATTCTGCTAAAGGCATTATTGATATCTCAAGAGAAATAAATCAGTTAACAGAAAATAATATGTAAAACTTAAGAAGGATAATTAGTAGTTGTTTTTAATATTGCTAATTATTCTTCTTATTTGATGTGTTTATAATGTACTTGAAGAAATAAATATGTTATAATTGTTTGGTTACAGAAAAAATGGTAAAACAACTAGATAGAAGGAGAACCAAATGACAACATTTGAAGAATTAGGAGTTAGCAGCAAGATAGTAGAATCGCTAACTAACATGAACTTTGTATCTCCTACTGGTATCCAAACAGAAACAATTCCATATGTACTATCAGGAATTGATATATTAGCCCAAGCCCAAACAGGTTCAGGAAAAACAGGAGCATTTGGGATACCAATAGTAGATACAGTAAGAAAAACAGAGGAACTACAATCATTGATTTTGGCACCAACGAGAGAATTAGCTCAACAGGTAGGAGAGCAACTTCGTTTAATGTCACGTGTCAAAGGACTTAAGGTTAGTATAATCTTTGGTGGGACAAGTATTGAAAGACAAATACAAGATTTGAAAAAACGTCCTCAAATAATAGTAGGAACTCCTGGTAGAGTAATAGACCATATTAATAGAAAAACTATAAGATTAGAAACATTAACTCATTTAGTATTAGATGAAGCAGACGAAATGCTAAATATGGGATTCATCGAAGATGTTAGATTTATTTTATCAAAAATAACATCTCGTCATCAAACACTACTGTTCTCAGCAACAATGCCGAAAACTATTATGGAACTTTCAAAAGACTTTATGAAAGATTATAAACTAGTTAAAACGATGAGTGATGAGGATCTTAATCCGGATATCACTGAGTTTGCAACAATAGCAAGAGAGAATGAAAAATTAGAAACATTAATAGGATTTTTAGATGTGCAAAATCCTAATTTGGCGATAGTTTTTGGGCGTACTAAGCGTCGTGTTGATGAGTTATCTAGTGCATTAATCGCAAAAGGATATTTGGCTGAGGGCTTACATGGAGATATAACGCAGTCAAAACGTTTAGAAATTCTTCGTAAGTTTAAAAATAACTCATTGCAAATATTAGTTGCGACTGATGTTGCAGCTAGGGGAATAGACATTAGTGATGTGACTCACGTTTATAATTTTGATATCCCTCAAGATACAGAGAGTTATACACATAGAATTGGTCGTACAGGACGTGCGGGGAAATCAGGAGTAGCTGTGACATTCTTAAATCCAATAGAAATGCCATATTTAAAAGATATAGAAGCTTCTCGTGGCGAAAGAATGAAAATGTTGCGACCTTATACTAGTGAAGAAGTAAAAAAAGCGCGCTACAACAGAATGTTTGAAGAAGTAGTTTCAGAACTAGATAATAATCATGTGGAATTTAATAGTTTAGCAAATAAATTAATGGCAGAAGCTAATGCTGAAAAAATTATTACGGTGCTTTTAAGCAAATTGATTAATGATAAAAAAGAAGTAGATGTCGAATTATCATTTGAAAAACCTCTTCCTCGCAAACAAGAAAAATCTCGTAGAAGTGGGCGCTCAAATGACAGAAAAAGAAGAGATAGTCGCGATAGAAAACCTCGTAACGAACGTCGTAGTACAGATAAAAAATTCTTCGACAAAAAAGGTAGAAGAATGCAGAACAAGTAATAAAAATTTGATAAAGATCACAGAGTTGTGGTCTTTATTTTTTTTATACTTTGATGTAGAATAATAGTTAGGTAATAACAAAAATATATCTATTTTAAGTATGTGAGGAGATTGTTATGAGAGTCGAATTGATATCAGTGGGGACAGAATTATTACTTGGGGATATAGTTAATACAAATACAGCTTATTTATCAAAAGAACTTGCTGCATTAGGTATAAGTGTTTATCGTCAAACGACAATAGGGGATAATAGTGAACGTTTGTTACAAACTTTAGATGCGGCATTTTCAGAAAATGATACTGTTATTATTACTGGTGGACTTGGGCCAACTGATGATGATATTACAAAAGAATGTGCAGGACAATATTTTGGGCGCGATTTTTATTTCCACGAATATTCTTGGGTTAAAATATTAGAGAGATTAACTCGTTCAAGTCGCAATATAATAACAGACAATAATAAAAAACAAGCAATGATTCCTGAAGGAGCAATTGTATTAGAAAACTTTTGTGGGACAGCTCCAGGTATAATAATAGAAGAAGATAATAGAAGGATTATTTTAATGCCAGGACCACCACGCGAAATGAAAGATATGTTTGAAAAAAGTGTTCGCCCATATTTACAAAAATTAAGTACCAACAAATTTGTCTCTAAATATGTAAGATTTTATGGCATAGGAGAATCATTATTAGAAACTAAAATTAAACATATTTTAGATAATCAAACTAATCCTACATTGGCATTATATGCAAAAACTGGTGAGGTATTACTACGAATCACAGCCAGTGCAAGTACTTTTGAAGAAGCGGAAGAATTAATAGTGCAACAACTAAAAGAAATAGAAGAGCTTGTAGGAGAATATATTTATTTAATTGGTGATGAAGATATATCTAGTAGTCAAACTGAATTACATAGTGTTGTTGCGAACCTACTTATTGAAAATAATTTAACATTATCAATTGCAGAGTCTTTAACAGGTGGATTATTGACATCAATGTTAGTAGAAAAGAGTGGTATCTCAAATTCGTTGTTAGAGGGAATTGTTTGTTATTCTAATGACTCGAAGATTAATGCCTTAGGTGTTAAAGAACAAACACTAAAGAGGTTTGGTGCAGTAAGTGAGCAAACGGCCCGTGAGATGGCTGAAGGTGTAGCACGCCGTTTAAATAGTGATTTTGCGGTAGCGACAACAGGTATAGCAGGGCCAAATAGAGATGGTAGCAGTAAACCTGTAGGACTAGTGTACATTGGATTATATAGTAAAGGAAAAGTAGATGTGGTAGAATGTCTATTTACTGGAGATAGAGAATTAATACGTACAAGAACGTGTACTAGAGCGTTAGATGAATTGAGAAAAATTATTTTAAAAAGCTTATAGTTTTCTCTTGTAAAATAATGTACTTTTTTGTATAATTAATAAAAAGAATTTAAAGGAGATTTTTATGTATACAATGAACTTATCTAGTTTGGAGTCCCCGGATCCCAGGTTCGCGCAAGACGATGAATATTCCCAGGACTTCAATACAGAAATAGACTATGAAAACGAAATTTTATCAGATTATGCAGATGAAGGATATAATGAGATAGAATTTTCTACTCCAGATGAGGAGTTTTTAGATTACTCTAATGAGATGTTCCTTTATAAGGAATATTCGTATGATTTTGCAGATGACTACGAATATGATGAAGTTAGTATATCTAATGATCAAATAATGTTAGAAAATATCGGTGAGATTTAGTTAACATTAATAATAAAAAGGAGATTGGCTTATAAGCAAAAATTTTAAAAAAGTTTTTCCTTATAGGTCAATTTTTTGTAGAAAATATACGATAATTAAGTTTAATTTTAGCAAGTTTTAGTATAATTTGATTGCAGAATGGATTATAAGTAAACTATGATAGAAATAGAGATAAAAAGAAAGGAGGAGAAAAATGCGTTATAAAAAATTTTTGGTAGGATGCTTAATGTGTTGTGGTTTTCTATCACTTTCGGATAACCATATTATAAAAGCAGATTACTTTACAGATTATAATACAACTGTTTTAGACAGTATTATGAAGCCAAATATTTTTGACTTTGATATTTTCTCTAAAAGTAGTAGATACACTCCTCCTGAAATAAAAAATAGTATGTACTCAGAAAATATAAATGAAATTGATTATAATGCAGAGTTACTTAGCTACAAGAAAAATTCTTATAATTATTTAATATTCTATTCATTGGATGATAATAATATACCAAATGAGCTTTTTAGGGTTCCAATAGTTAATAGTGGAGATGGAAAAATAGTAGATAAGAAGTTATTAAAAAAACTTTTGAAACCTAATAATACTATAATAATGAATGTTATGAGTTTTGATATTGATGATAAGGGAAATATAGAAAATCTGAAACATTCACCGACTAGTAAGGAATATTATACTAAAAAGACATTAAATTTAGTTATAAAAGAGGGGAATAAAGAGGTAGTCAATAGAATCATAAGTTTGGGGAATGAAGCAAAAGATAATAAAGTTCTTGTTTATCCTTATGAACTAGAACAATATTATCGTCCTGATAAATATTATTCATATACAAATGAAGAGATATTTGTTGATGGAGAGCAGAAAGAGCCAAATAAATTAGAGGTAGGATATACAGCTAAAAAGATAGAAGTAAGTCTTAGTAAAAACAAAGAGTATTGGAAAAATGTGAAAATAGTATACTCAACAGAATATAGTAAAGAAAATACTACATATGATGTTAAGAAAGATACTAGTTTAGGCGAATTTTTAAAAGAGAATGCTCTAAAAGAAAAATTTGATAGTAATAATGACTATGAGTTTATTGGATATTACATGAATAATAAGGAGCTTAAAACAGTACTTAAATCAAAAATTACAGATGATACAGAGATAAATGCTAAATTCAAGACAAAAATAATATTAGATAATGGTGAAAATAAAAAAGAAGTGACATTATCAACTGGAGATAAATTGTCAGGTGTAGATGAAAGCTTTTTTGATAAGCCTAAATATCATGTAGAAAACTATACAATTTACAGTAAAAAAGACAATAAAAAAATTAAAGATGTAGAAAAATTAAATGACGAAGTTGTTGATGAGAGTGTAATAATCAAAGCAAATTACAAAGAAAATACTAATATTGTTAGTGTTCGCCAAGATGAATATAACAAGCGCTTTGGAAAAGTAGATGATTCTATTAAAGATAAAGATATAGAGTGGGCACAAACTAAAAAAATTGGTGAATTATTAACACAACTTAGGGGAAAAATAAAGCCTAATACAGGATATCAAACGTTTTTCAGAATAAGTAAAAAAATAGTAAATGAAGAAGAATATTTAACAAATGATATTGTTCTTGAAATCTATTTTAAAAAAATAGAGGAAGAATGGGTAACTGTTAAATTTGTAGGAAAAGGGATTGATAAATTTTTATCTGATGGTCAGGAAGTTCTTGCTAATTCTAGGATTGATAGTATGATTAATTTACCTACTGCGACAGGAGAAACTTCAAGAGAATTTTTAGGATGGCAAGCGAATAGGGATTACTTAGTTGCAGAAGAGGGTTCTACTAAACATCGTGTTTCAAAAAATGTATTACTTCAGACAAATGAATTAGGAGCAGTAGTAACAGAAAAGGGTAAAGATTTAGAATTTACGGCTGTGTATAGAAAATTATTTAATGTTGAATTTGAAAAAACACCGGTGGGAAGTATTACTCTATCAAAAGAAACGGAAAATATATTAGCAGTTGATGAATTTAATAGCATTGGGGACGCTACTAAAAATAATAAAATAATAGTAGTACCGAGAGCGGGTTATAGTTTATCATATTTCGTTGCTGATAAAAATGTTAAGGTTAATACAGGAAATGGGACGAAAGAAATTTTCTCAGGACAGAGAATAGAAGAAAAAGATCTTTATAATATAGTTCCAACAACAAACTTGAAAATAACACCTGTTTTTAAATGGACGTTATCTTCTGGAAAATTAGAGGATATGATAGAAAATAATAAAATAAAAACAGTGGAGGATGCACTTAATTTAGAGTTAGAGTCAGCAGAGAATATAAGAAATATATTAGGGCCACTTTACTATTTAAGATAAATATATAATATAAATTAAAATCAGAGTATGGATGTGCTCTGATTTTAATTTTATAATTAAGCAGATTTATTGAATTAATACACTGAATAATGCATAATAATCGTATAAAGATTGGACACGTTTCTAATCTTCTACTTTATAAAATTATTATGAATAAAATGCTATTGCATATTAAATATAAATGTAATAGTTTATAGAGAGTATAAAGAGACATATTAAACAAAAGAGGTGAAAAATATGGTTAAACATTATGACTATATAGCAATAGGAGGAGGAAGCGGTGGTATCGCTTCTATAAATCGTGCGGCAATGTATGGCGCAAAAGGATTACTAATAGAAGGAAATGAATTAGGTGGGACATGTGTCAATGTAGGATGTGTACCTAAAAAAGTTATGTGGCATGCTTCACAAATATCAGAGAGTTTAAAACTTTATGCAGCTGATTATGGTTTTAGTTTTGATAATGTTGAATTTGATTTTTCAAAATTAATAGGGAATCGTTCGGCGTATATTGACCGTATTCATGGTGCATATGAACGAGGACTTAGTAACAATAAGATAGATGTAGTAAAAGGCTACGCTAAGTTTATTAATAAAAACACTGTTGAAGTAAATGGTGAACAATATAGTGCAGATCATATACTAATAGCAACAGGTGGGAAACCAACAATTCCTAATATTGAGGGAGCGGAGTATGGTATTACATCAAATGAAGTATTCGCTTTGAAAAAACTTCCAAACCGTATAGCAGTAGTTGGTGCGGGATATATAGCTGTTGAGCTTGCAGGAGTATTTAATGGATTAGGAGTAGATACACACTTGTTTGTTCGACGTGATCGACCACTTAGAACATTTGATCGTGATATTGTTAATACTTTGGTAGAGGTTATGGAAAAAGAAGGACCAAAACTCCACACACAAGCAATCCCTAAAAAAGTGATTAAAAATGAAGATGATAGTTTAACATTAGTTCTTGAAGATGGTCGTGAAACTACAGTCGATATGTTGGTATGGGCAATAGGAAGAAGCCCATTATCAAGTGAATTAAACCTTGAAGCAGCGGGCGTAGAAGTGGATTCACGTGGTTATATTCCAACTGATAAATATCAAAATACAAATGTAAAAGGTATTTATGCAGTAGGAGATGTTACTGGGCGTCTTGCATTAACACCAGTAGCTGTAGCAGCAGGTCGTAGATTGTCAGAAAGATTATTTAACGGTAAAGTAGATGAACATTTAGATTATACTAATGTTGCAACTGTAGTATTCTCACATCCAGCAATTGGATCAATTGGATATACAGAAGAAGAGGCAATAAAAGAGTTTGGAGAAGAAAATATTAAGGTTTATAAATCTACATTTACTCCTATGTACTCTGCAGTAACATCTAACCGTCAGCCAAGCGTTATGAAGCTTATTACTTTAGGAAAAGAAGAAAAAGTAATTGGGCTTCATGGAATTGGGTATGGTGTTGATGAAATGATTCAAGGTTTTGCTGTTGCTATTAAAATGGGGGCAACAAAACGTGATTTTGATAATACGGTAGCAATCCACCCAACAGGTTCAGAGGAATTTGTAACAATGAGATAAATAACAAAATAAACTAACTATTATAGTCGAAAACTACAATAGTTAGTTTATTTTTTATAAGGAGAAAACCTATCTTTAGTCTATTTTTAGAGATTAAAGATAGGTTTAAAATTCACCATTTTCTAGAAATTTTTTCAGTTTTTTCTGAGTTTCTTCACTCATTCTTATATGACGATTTTTTAAATTTCTGGAATTATGATTTTTAGTTAGTTTTGAAACAGTTTGTTTTCTTTCTTTTAATTCTTTAATGAATCTATGGCAATCACGAAGTATTGCTCCATAACCAAGCGCCATATCTCGTTCATCATTATCATCACTTACAACAATAATATCAATAAAATGTTCAATTCTAAGTTCTTTTGTTTTCTTTTCAATCCATTGATCAGCTTTTTCTCCAGTTTTTGTATAAACAATAGTAATAGGAGGCTCTTCTTTTATATATTCTTTTGATCTTGTTAAGTAAGCATCAAAAATACAATAAACAATATAATTATTTCCTCCTGCGTATTCGCGCAAAATATCAATAAGCATATCTCGTTCAGCAGGGAAAGTAGAACTTTTTATAAGCCCATATTCTTTCATACGAAAAAGGAGATTATAACCATCGATAAATAAATATTGTTTTTTCATATAAACACCTCCTATGTGATTGTTTTTTCCATATCAATGTGTTGTATTCCAGCTTCTAGGTAGACGGTGTTGTTAGCACGCGTATAACCCAGCTTCTTATAAAACTTTTCAGCATGAAGTTGAGAGCTAAGTTCTATAGTGAAAGGAGCAGGTACAGTAGATTTACTTGTAATTAATGTTATAACACTTTCACAAGAAGAAATAAGTTCAGCTCCTAATCCTAGATTTCGATGCGATTTAGCTATTGCTACGCGCCCAATATGAATAACATTTGTATCTAAATCGGTAATACGAGCGACACCAACAAGTTTTTCATTATCGTAGTAACCGATATGAACAGTACTACTAAGATAATCTTTTTCATCAATTTCTATTTCAAGCGGAACATTTTGCTCTTTTACAAAAACTTCTTTACGAAGAGCGAAACCTGATTTTAAATCTTTTTCGTTATTTAAAATTTTAATCATTGAATTTAATTCTTTCATACATTACAATTCCAGCTGCTACAGACACATTCAGACTTTGAACTTTTCCTAACATAGGAAGATGATATAAGAAGTCACATTCATTAGTTACAACTTTACTCATTCCTTCACCTTCATTACCAACAACAATAACTAGAGGTACATCTTTTGCAATTTTAGTATAGTCTTCTGAACGTTCTGTAAGGGTAGTACCTGCAATCCAAAATCCTTTTTCTTTTAATTTTTTAATTGCATCAATGAGGCTAGAAACACGGATGACAGGCATATGTTCTATTGCTCCGGCTGACGCTTTAACAGCGGTTTGACTAACTACGGCTGCGCGACGTTTTGGAATAATTACACCTTTAACCCCACTAGCTTCTGCAGATCTAATAATTGCTCCAAGATTATGTGGATCTTCAATATGGTCTAATAGTAACAATGTAGTATTTTTATTGATTTCTATTTTATTTAAAACTTCATCCAATTCAAAATAATTGTAAGGAGCGACGAAGGCTATAACTCCTTGATGGCGTTCTGTTGTAGAATTGTCAAGTTTTCTTTTTGGTACTTCCTGACAGACGATTTTTTTCTCATTTGCAATAGAGAAAATAGCTTTAAGACGTCCTTTTTCAATTCCTTCTTGGAAAAGAATTTTATTTATTTCACGCCCAGATTTTATTGCTTCCAAAATTGCGTTTCGACCAGCGATAACTTCTTTGTCGGCGTCTACTTCTATATTTTGATTATTCTTTTCTTCTTTATTTTTAGAACGTAATTCTTTGTAGTATTTATTGTTTTTCTTCATATAGATTTATGATGTAATTAAACATTTCCTCCAATCTTTCAAAGTTTTTTTCTAAATATAGGTAACCAAAAACAGCTTCTAAACCAGTTGCAAGCTTATATTCCATAATACTGGCATTTTTTGCTTTAGAA comes from the Gemella morbillorum genome and includes:
- a CDS encoding DEAD/DEAH box helicase, with protein sequence MTTFEELGVSSKIVESLTNMNFVSPTGIQTETIPYVLSGIDILAQAQTGSGKTGAFGIPIVDTVRKTEELQSLILAPTRELAQQVGEQLRLMSRVKGLKVSIIFGGTSIERQIQDLKKRPQIIVGTPGRVIDHINRKTIRLETLTHLVLDEADEMLNMGFIEDVRFILSKITSRHQTLLFSATMPKTIMELSKDFMKDYKLVKTMSDEDLNPDITEFATIARENEKLETLIGFLDVQNPNLAIVFGRTKRRVDELSSALIAKGYLAEGLHGDITQSKRLEILRKFKNNSLQILVATDVAARGIDISDVTHVYNFDIPQDTESYTHRIGRTGRAGKSGVAVTFLNPIEMPYLKDIEASRGERMKMLRPYTSEEVKKARYNRMFEEVVSELDNNHVEFNSLANKLMAEANAEKIITVLLSKLINDKKEVDVELSFEKPLPRKQEKSRRSGRSNDRKRRDSRDRKPRNERRSTDKKFFDKKGRRMQNK
- the gorA gene encoding glutathione-disulfide reductase codes for the protein MVKHYDYIAIGGGSGGIASINRAAMYGAKGLLIEGNELGGTCVNVGCVPKKVMWHASQISESLKLYAADYGFSFDNVEFDFSKLIGNRSAYIDRIHGAYERGLSNNKIDVVKGYAKFINKNTVEVNGEQYSADHILIATGGKPTIPNIEGAEYGITSNEVFALKKLPNRIAVVGAGYIAVELAGVFNGLGVDTHLFVRRDRPLRTFDRDIVNTLVEVMEKEGPKLHTQAIPKKVIKNEDDSLTLVLEDGRETTVDMLVWAIGRSPLSSELNLEAAGVEVDSRGYIPTDKYQNTNVKGIYAVGDVTGRLALTPVAVAAGRRLSERLFNGKVDEHLDYTNVATVVFSHPAIGSIGYTEEEAIKEFGEENIKVYKSTFTPMYSAVTSNRQPSVMKLITLGKEEKVIGLHGIGYGVDEMIQGFAVAIKMGATKRDFDNTVAIHPTGSEEFVTMR
- the rlmB gene encoding 23S rRNA (guanosine(2251)-2'-O)-methyltransferase RlmB, whose amino-acid sequence is MKKNNKYYKELRSKNKEEKNNQNIEVDADKEVIAGRNAILEAIKSGREINKILFQEGIEKGRLKAIFSIANEKKIVCQEVPKRKLDNSTTERHQGVIAFVAPYNYFELDEVLNKIEINKNTTLLLLDHIEDPHNLGAIIRSAEASGVKGVIIPKRRAAVVSQTAVKASAGAIEHMPVIRVSSLIDAIKKLKEKGFWIAGTTLTERSEDYTKIAKDVPLVIVVGNEGEGMSKVVTNECDFLYHLPMLGKVQSLNVSVAAGIVMYERIKFND
- a CDS encoding NYN domain-containing protein → MKKQYLFIDGYNLLFRMKEYGLIKSSTFPAERDMLIDILREYAGGNNYIVYCIFDAYLTRSKEYIKEEPPITIVYTKTGEKADQWIEKKTKELRIEHFIDIIVVSDDNDERDMALGYGAILRDCHRFIKELKERKQTVSKLTKNHNSRNLKNRHIRMSEETQKKLKKFLENGEF
- a CDS encoding GNAT family N-acetyltransferase — encoded protein: MKELNSMIKILNNEKDLKSGFALRKEVFVKEQNVPLEIEIDEKDYLSSTVHIGYYDNEKLVGVARITDLDTNVIHIGRVAIAKSHRNLGLGAELISSCESVITLITSKSTVPAPFTIELSSQLHAEKFYKKLGYTRANNTVYLEAGIQHIDMEKTIT
- a CDS encoding competence/damage-inducible protein A codes for the protein MRVELISVGTELLLGDIVNTNTAYLSKELAALGISVYRQTTIGDNSERLLQTLDAAFSENDTVIITGGLGPTDDDITKECAGQYFGRDFYFHEYSWVKILERLTRSSRNIITDNNKKQAMIPEGAIVLENFCGTAPGIIIEEDNRRIILMPGPPREMKDMFEKSVRPYLQKLSTNKFVSKYVRFYGIGESLLETKIKHILDNQTNPTLALYAKTGEVLLRITASASTFEEAEELIVQQLKEIEELVGEYIYLIGDEDISSSQTELHSVVANLLIENNLTLSIAESLTGGLLTSMLVEKSGISNSLLEGIVCYSNDSKINALGVKEQTLKRFGAVSEQTAREMAEGVARRLNSDFAVATTGIAGPNRDGSSKPVGLVYIGLYSKGKVDVVECLFTGDRELIRTRTCTRALDELRKIILKSL
- a CDS encoding serine hydrolase; the protein is MKRILKFFIESLAVVLIIYGVFSAGGYLKAKKDAKNQETTQQAENNQNKEQKPEEKKKLDTIELNKAMKNIISQYKANNEIGIVYKNFSTGYRFSEDDERYFAAASTIKVVYAMKIYDRINAGEIRKDDDIKYDPKYLEEGAGEITNQEKKDSYKLDYVIQNMIQYSDNTATKMLIGNTATATDVLVKYFATLGITLPPTEAEKNRITPKMMEAVWTKLYNERDKYQDLIKYLEASSDNEWIKQGIPNKKIASKYGGIDANMHDTAIIFGNQDYMLLIYTNDLKNSAKGIIDISREINQLTENNM